The DNA sequence TTGTATTATCGTCGTCCTGTAGATGTTGCTAGACTCCAATCACTCTCCACTCTCCACTCTCCACTCTCCACTCTCCACTCACCACTCTCCACTCTCCACTCTCCACTCTCCACTCTCCACTCTCCACTCTCCACTCTCCACTCTCCACTCTCCACTCTCCACTCTCCACTCTCCACTCTCCACTCTCCACTCTCCACTCTCCACTCTCCACTCTCCACTCTCCACTCTCCACTCTCCACTCTCCACTCTCCACTCTCCACTCTCCACTCTCCACTCTCCACTCTCCACTCTCCACTCTCCACTCTCCCGCCTCAGGCCTTTTTACTGGACAGGGAGAAGAGGGTTCCGTACAGTTTGCGCGATATTCAAGCGTTCCGAATTTATGGCAATTTCAGATTACATCGTGACCATTGGCCTGGAAGTCCACTGCCAGATCAAGACGAAGAGCAAAATGTTCTGCTCCTGCGAGACCGGCTTTGGCTTTGAACCCAATACGCGCGTGTGCCCCACCTGCCTGGGGCTGCCGGGCGCCCTGCCCGTCCTGAATGAGTTCGCCATTGAACGCACCCTGCTGACCGGGCTGATGCTGGGATGCTCCAGCCCGGAGGTTTCCCAGTGGGACCGCAAGAATTACTTCTACCCGGACATGGCGAAGAATTACCAGACTTCCCAGCTGGACCTGCCGCTGTGCCTGGGCGGGGAGGTGCCCCTGTATCCCTGGTCCTACCCGAACGACGTGATCAAGGCCGGCGTGCCCCCCTTCCGCACCGTGAAGCTGACCCGCATCCATTTGGAGGAAGACGCGGCGAAGATCACCCACCACGCCAATTATTCCCTGATTGACTACAACCGCGCGGGGTCCGCCCTGATGGAGATCGTCTCCGACCCGGACATCGATACCCCGGAGGAAGCCTACGCCTACCTCAAGTCCCTCCAGCAGATTCTGAATTACGGGGACATTTCCGACGCGGACATGGAGAAGGGCCAGATGCGCTGCGACGTGAACATTTCCCTGCGTCCCCACGGCCAGAAGGAACTGGGGGCAAAGGTGGAGATGAAGAATCTCAATTCCATGTCCGCCGTACGCCGCGCCCTTCATTATGAAATCCAGCGACAGGCGGAAGAACTGGACATGGGCATCGCACAGATCCAGTCCACCCGCCGCTGGGACGACGAACGCGGGGAAAGCTCCATCATGCGCACCAAGGAAGACGCGCACGATTACCGCTATTTCCCCTGCCCGGACCTGGTGCCCATACACACCGCCCCGCTGGTGGAGAGGGTGCGCAGCCAGATTCCGGAACTGCCCCAGGAACGCCAGAAAAGGTTCATGGAGGAGTACGGCCTGAGCGAATATGACGCCAACGTGCTGGTGGGAGACCTGGAACTGGCCCGCTTCTTTGAAGAGGCGGCGCAGGGAACCGCCAGCGGCAAGAAGATCGCCAACTGGGTCATCAACAACATTTCCGCCGTGCTGAATGAAAAAGGCATGCGCCCGTCCGAATGCCCGGTGAAGCCCGGCGCCATCCGGGACCTGATCGCCATTATTGACGACGGCACCGTTTCCAACAACCAGGCCAAGGACGTTTTCACCAGGATGTGGGAGGAACCGTCCCTCACCGCGGCGCAGGCCGCCAAGCTGCTGGGCTTTGAAAAGGCGGATTCCTCCTTCCTGGACGGCATCGTGCAGGAGGTCATTTCCGCCAATCCGGACAAGGTGGCGGAAATCCGGGGCGGCAACGACAAGCTCCTGAACTGGCTCACCGGCCAGGTGATGAAAGCCGCCAAAGGCAAAGCCAACCCGAAGATCGTGACGGAAGCGCTGAAAAAGGCTCTTTCAGAACAGTGACCAAATACTAAAGATGAAAGACCAAATATTTTCCGGCACGAGCTTTAGTATTTGGTCTTTCCTATTTAGTATTTTTGTTCAAGCCCTCAGGGCTTGAACAGCTTTCGGTTCCCGGCCAGGGTGTTCCACACCTGCTTCACTTCCCCGGTCAGCGTCTGCTTGACCATCGCCAGGGAGAAGTCCGCGGCCTGCCCCAGGCTGATGTAGGGGGGCAGCGCGATGGCATCCCGGTCCACACGGGCATCCAGCAGAGCCGCTCCCGGATATTTCAGGAAGGCCTGCACCATTTCGTCCACCTGGCTTGACTTGTCCAGCACAAAGCCCTTGATGCCCACGGCGTCCGCCACGGCGGCAAAGGAGGGGTTGTCCAGGTTGATGCCCCACGGAATCAGGCCCGCGGCCTGCATTTCCAACTGGATGAAGTCCAGGCAGTCGTTATTGTACACCATCAGCTTCACCGGCAGCTTGTACTGCGCTATGGTAATGAGGTCCCCCAGCAGCATGGACAGGCCGCCGTCTCCGCACAGGGCGACTACCTGGCGGTTCGGGTACGCCTTCTGGGCCCCGATCGCCATCGGCATGGCATTCGCCATGGAGCCGTGATTGAAGGAAGCCAGCGTTTTTCTGCCCAGCGTGGAGCACAGGAAACGCGCGCTCCAGATGCAGGGGGTGCCCGTGTCCACGGTAAACACGGCGTCCGGAGCCGCGTACTTGTTCACGGCGGTGGTCACCTGTTCGGGGCGGATGGGCGATTCCTTGTCGTTCCCGTCCATGTAGGCATTCATGTCCTTCACATCCTTGGCGTGACGCTTCAGGGAGGCGTCCAGGTGGTCGGAATCCTTTTTCTCCTCCACCATTCCCAGCAGGGCGTCCACCGTGGCGCCCACGTCCCCGCAGATTCCCAGGTCCAGGCGGCAGCGGCGGCCCAGCACTTCCCCGCGACGGTCGATCTGGACGATGGCGGGCTTGGTAGGAAGGAAGTTGAAATAGGGGAAATCCGTCCCCCACATCACGATCAGGTCGCTCTCATGCATGGCCTTGTACGCGTCACCCCAGCCCAGCAGTCCGGTCATGCCTACGCCCACGGGGTTGTCATGCTCAAAATAGTCCTTGCCGCGCCAGGTATAGGCAATCGGGGCCTTCACGCGGGCGGCGAGCTGCACCACCTTGCGTTCCGCTCCGGCGCAGCCGCCCCCGCAGAAGAAAGTAATGCGGTCGTGTGAAGCGAGCATCTGCGCCAGCCGCGCCACGGATTCATGGTCCGGAACCACTGTTTCCCGGGCGAAGGCGGGTGGATGCACCAGGTCTTTGGCCTCCGCCGGCGCGTCCGCCACGTCGCCCGGCAGCACGATGACGCCCACGTCATGCAGGGAATAGGCATGCTGGATGGCGGACATCAGCACGCGGGGAGCCTGCTCCGCCGTGGAAGCCAGTTCCGCATAAGAGCTGCATTCCTTGAACAGTTGTTCCGGATGGGTCACCTGGAAATAGTCCACCCCCACCTGGCTCTGGGGGATGTGGGAGGCGATCGCCAGCACGCGGGCCCTGCTCCGGTGGGCATCATAAAGGCCATTGATCAAGTGAAGATTGCCGGGGCCGCTGCTGCCGCAGCACACGGCCAGGTTACCGGTCAGCTGGGCTTCCGCACTGGCGGCAAAGGCGCCCACCTCCTCATGCCTCATGTGGATCCATTCGATGGTTTTTTTTCTGCGGAGGGCGTCCGTAATGGGGTTCAAACTGTCTCCCACAATGCCGTAAATGCGCTTTAC is a window from the Akkermansia massiliensis genome containing:
- the gatB gene encoding Asp-tRNA(Asn)/Glu-tRNA(Gln) amidotransferase subunit GatB gives rise to the protein MAISDYIVTIGLEVHCQIKTKSKMFCSCETGFGFEPNTRVCPTCLGLPGALPVLNEFAIERTLLTGLMLGCSSPEVSQWDRKNYFYPDMAKNYQTSQLDLPLCLGGEVPLYPWSYPNDVIKAGVPPFRTVKLTRIHLEEDAAKITHHANYSLIDYNRAGSALMEIVSDPDIDTPEEAYAYLKSLQQILNYGDISDADMEKGQMRCDVNISLRPHGQKELGAKVEMKNLNSMSAVRRALHYEIQRQAEELDMGIAQIQSTRRWDDERGESSIMRTKEDAHDYRYFPCPDLVPIHTAPLVERVRSQIPELPQERQKRFMEEYGLSEYDANVLVGDLELARFFEEAAQGTASGKKIANWVINNISAVLNEKGMRPSECPVKPGAIRDLIAIIDDGTVSNNQAKDVFTRMWEEPSLTAAQAAKLLGFEKADSSFLDGIVQEVISANPDKVAEIRGGNDKLLNWLTGQVMKAAKGKANPKIVTEALKKALSEQ
- a CDS encoding thiamine pyrophosphate-dependent enzyme, which produces MYTVADQLVEILEKAGVKRIYGIVGDSLNPITDALRRKKTIEWIHMRHEEVGAFAASAEAQLTGNLAVCCGSSGPGNLHLINGLYDAHRSRARVLAIASHIPQSQVGVDYFQVTHPEQLFKECSSYAELASTAEQAPRVLMSAIQHAYSLHDVGVIVLPGDVADAPAEAKDLVHPPAFARETVVPDHESVARLAQMLASHDRITFFCGGGCAGAERKVVQLAARVKAPIAYTWRGKDYFEHDNPVGVGMTGLLGWGDAYKAMHESDLIVMWGTDFPYFNFLPTKPAIVQIDRRGEVLGRRCRLDLGICGDVGATVDALLGMVEEKKDSDHLDASLKRHAKDVKDMNAYMDGNDKESPIRPEQVTTAVNKYAAPDAVFTVDTGTPCIWSARFLCSTLGRKTLASFNHGSMANAMPMAIGAQKAYPNRQVVALCGDGGLSMLLGDLITIAQYKLPVKLMVYNNDCLDFIQLEMQAAGLIPWGINLDNPSFAAVADAVGIKGFVLDKSSQVDEMVQAFLKYPGAALLDARVDRDAIALPPYISLGQAADFSLAMVKQTLTGEVKQVWNTLAGNRKLFKP